In the genome of Mercurialis annua linkage group LG8, ddMerAnnu1.2, whole genome shotgun sequence, the window actaaacgtAAAGGAATAAACAATTGACTTTTCAAAAGTCATGGAGTAGATGTTGTGCATTCACTTAAGGAATCAAAAACAATTGACTTTTGTTCTTATGAACCAGTCGTCATTAATACTTCAATTGTTTATAACTCGACAAAGCCAGTTCAAACGAATTTGCCAACTCGATTATTATGATTGTTAAGAGTATTTTTTATCTGCTTAAGCCTTAATGTATACTCTTTTTTCTCGGATAATAATCTTGAATATAATTCCATATCGTTTTTGGAAGGACGTTTTATCTTACTCAGTTTTGCATCTCCTCATAACCTGGATCAGTTCGAAGCTATTTTCACATCCTTGTCAGATTGTTTTGATGAAATTCACCTTTGTCCTCTTCTAATGAAAAACTGGTTTGGATTTCATAATTATCAGGAATACCTCTTAATAGAGCTGGTCATGGGCCGGATCAGTCTGTGAACCGGCCCGGTTAAACATGGCCAATAACTGGTCAATCCTGAAGTCAGACCAAAAAGATCGGTTTCAGGacgatttcaaatttttttaaggcTTCTTTAAATAAATACCCTACATGgctatatttaattagatttttactgttgaccaaaaaaaagttgatgacatactttttaagtttctaaattgcacaaataactttatgatatttgaggattactgtcaactataaaaaagaaaggaagtggttacaagaatcaaaatctcctacaaaatctcaaagcataaatatatagcaattaatattcaagaatctttaataatccttaattatagCAACTGATAATTTGAACTATATGCCATAAACGGTAAAagggaaacaaaaaaaataaaatgattaaaaaaataaaaataacaagcatttgagaaacaaaaaaatccagcaaaacaaaaaattcaaatgtaattCTCATATATAATGGCAAATACATACATGattcttaaaaaacaaataacaattttttttaaaccagctgtaattattttttcaacaaaaaaacgatttgatttttttttaaataataaaattttactaatagttatctaatggttaactaatataaaaattaacaaattttttattttataaatgcaaGAATGACAACATTGAAAGTTCTGATATGACGGAGTATGGAAGGAAGATCTTTATGTAGACATTGGTTTTACTTTTCAGTTAACTCATAGTATACTAcgaatcattaaaaaatatcaatttgttcttaataacttaacattaggttgaaaaataaagttaacatgaaattaacatgcagttaactaatagtatgcTATTACTCATTAAATAGACactgttagttaactattagtcacatattagctaactgtaattaaaaaaagtaattatcaatatatattcatgttttatataaaaaatcatacaaagttagttaactattaattaaccattaaaaaacatatagttaacgttaattatttttacatcattgATAATATCCCAATTACAATTAAAAAGATAACAGTTGCCATCCATCGCGCCTTCGTTCATCATTCGCTTTCGTTCATTGTTCGCTTAACTTCGTCCCACTCCAACGACGGCTTTCTTCGTTCAACTCAAACCGCCTTCGttcatcgtttttttcatcagtttgacagaaaaaaactgcaatataaaaaataacaaagacgATTCAAAAACTTTAGAAATGCTTGCAGAACTAAAGTTTCTgttataaattaactaatagtatactaATAGTTACCTAATGGTTAACTAACATGGATACTgacagtaattattttttaaaaatacaggaATGACAATGTTGAAGGTTGTTGTTTATTATAAGATCAAAggagttttaattaaatacgaTGCAGAATTCTGAACTCTAAAAGCAGTTAATATAAGGAATTTTAGAACAATTACCTTGACATCAACGGGCGGAGGAGCAATCGGTTTGTTCTTTTTCACAACATTGACAGTGAAGTCCTCTTTTTCTTCTACATGAACTtcaatgaaaaaataaagacgattccaaaactttaaaaataaattgtagaagaaaaaaaataacccACCACCGCCACGACCTCCCGCCGACCTCCACGTCCGCCATCGAATCTTCTACCTCTTCCACGACCGCCATCGTCACCACAGCTTAATGGTTCAATTTATTGGTGCGAGATAAAAGACAAAGAGAGTGAGAGCAGGttttatcaaaattgaattttaggGTTTATTTGTTCTTAAGTATTAggtttttcttttgaattagAGAAAATGGAGAAATCAATGCCGAGAATTTTGGTGGAATCTTTAAAATTCAATCTAAATAGAAGATATGAAAATCCTTTCCAATTTCTTCTTaccatatttttcaaattaaaaaggtATAAAGTTGAGATAATAAAGATTATTTTTGCAAGGAAAAAGATGGCCACCGTAATGTTCAAAAATGAAACTTGGACCCGTATGTTTGAGATTAATATGGGCTAAGAAGGTATTTTGTgtgattttctctttttttaaacCACGAACCGGCGGTTCCGAGTTGGAACCGGCGGTTAAAGGGTCAACCCGtcgataaaattatttaatttttaatatatattatatttatatattataatattatattatatttattgaagTTAGTATGTTATAagaattagaattttatttttcatacaataataatgtagtttaaatttttaattaagttatactttatcatatttAAAGCcgctattttaaaaaaaaaattactactacataaaattaatataaaattaaaatttgttttagttaattttggttaacataatattaaaatatttatttaaatttataattttcttacAACATTATCTCCgcgtgttattttatttttaaataatactcaACTTTTTAGTAGTTGAGTTTTAATTTGACTTCCAGTTTTTTTCCGAACAGCCCAAAATCCGAAACCGGGCGGTTTCAAACCGGTATAAAACCGTAAGTTAGACGGTTCTAGGCCGGTTTCAATATTACTCCAAATCGGAACTGCCGGCTTATAATCGTCTCCACCTCTACCACTTAATGCATGCTCTGAagattttttcttatttattgaaaattatGCGTGCAAAGTGATCACGTTAATTCGAGATTTTAACCAAAGAACATTTGGATACAGGCTCGGTTCTTATTTCAACAGTTTACGATGATATTGTAGATTGTTGTTTGTCGGTCATTGTAAAAACAATAGTAaggatttttatgttttttaaagttAGGATTTTAATGTTCGAAATTAGAATGAAAAGTTGATGAAATATTTTATGTTTGACTAATAGTAATTTACATAATTATTACTATAATTTGTCAAGAATAATAAACATGGGAAAATAATGATATGTTGGAAAAGTGTCAAAAGACTATTTATATATGCCATATGTCCATTCCATTGAAAAGAACAATTCTTTAGACAAAACATCTTCATGGTCACATCATTTTCCACTTAATTGGTTAACTGAACCACAATACAAAACTTGACCCTCTTACATCCTAATCAAACTTACACTTTAGTCCTTTTCCTCCAAAAGCTACCCTCCAAATTTCCACAAAGAAACACAACAAcccccaaaaataaaaatattatcgtCAAGATTCTGCAATTTTACATtacatattaatattaaatttattttccattacatttcatcttcttctttctgGTGTCCAATGCGGCAAATCGGGACTAAAATGTGAAGAAATAACTCTAGAATCAAGCAATTCCACAATTGGTGTAAAATTCACACACCTTGGTACTTTATACTGATTAATTGATGCTCCTCTTGAAATTGCATAGTCCATTAGCTCCTCAAATGTTCCATTTTTCACCACACGTATCTCTAGTGGCCCTATTGAGTTACACTCAACTCGGCCTTGTCGGTACACCGAGTTAAACGTTTCTTCCATTGCAAGGCAACATTGACTCAATATCTTCTCGCTCGGCGAGTTAGATGAGTCTTTTATCATTAATTCCCAATATATTACGTAGTGGCCCGGAATCGTCTTTGTGTCGGCATAACTCGTGTATTCGACGACGCTTGTGTTGAATTCTTGTAAGAGTTGAGTCGCGTTCTCCATTGCTTTTTGTAACTCGGCTTCGTCGGTCTTGTCCGAGTCAATGCTTAGTAACACGTTCTTTCTTCGCACGAAATGGAATTGAGGAGCCGAGTTATGGAATCCGGTGACAAGTAGAATATCACCAACTCGGTACCTACATAATCCTGCATAGGTTGTTATAACAAGCTCATACTCTTTTCCCACTTCAACATCGGCTAGGTCAACGAGTTTAGGTGGGGACCCACGAGTTAACCCGGACGAGTTAGGTTGGTGTGGTAAAAACTCGAAGTAGGCCATGTTTGGCATGATGGTGTAGGAAACTTCTGATGGCTTGCACATTGGGTTcaagtttaacccaaaataaCATTCTGATGAAGCATACATGGTGCAGGCTAATGGCAAACCGCCACTATAATAATCGAGAGTCGGAATATACTGAGCCATTGCTCCGGTAACTATCACGTCGAGATATTTTGTATTCGGCCAAATTCTTGTAATAATCCCTTCCCAGTTTTCTTTCGAGCATTCAACTCGGATAAACTCAGCAAGCTCAGGATTAGGTTTTAGCATCTCGGTGATACACTTTCTGATAGAAGGATCAAAAACACGCTTGTTTAGCGTTCCCGACATGATATCCTGAGCTAAATCCTGCCAATTAAGCTGAAGAAAGCTGATGGCACGAAGCAGACCGGACGCGAAAACTGCACCGAGTCTGAGAACTTGGTGGCGCTCAAGCAGGCCGCAGAGCATTTGACTATACATGCTTTGGAACGAGTCAGGGCAAAGAATTGACTCAGTGGGGCTGGTGTAGACATTGTAGGGATCATATGGACGAGTCCTGAAGTGGTCACTTTTGTAGTAGCTAGTGAGTACAGGACGAGCTACGAGTCCACTCGGTGTTTTTGTTTCAGATTtcacaaacaaaaaatataatccTTTGCCTTTGTCTAAATCTGGCACGTACCTGGACCATAAAAACCGCGTATCATAAgattaagtaattaattttaatgaatGAACATAACATGTAGTCATGTGGATCAAATTTAATGAAACAAACgcgtttctttaaatttttttaaaattatttatgctACTAAAATTTAATACTTACAAGTTCATCACCGGCATGAGTAGACTATACAATAATTGGCGACGATCCAGCTCTTCCTTAATTGTTGGCATCAGCTTTCTTTCTCCAGCTGATGTTCcagaactaaaaaaatatagaaatatattagtctcaaattatagaaaacaataattaattactaataaATTGCATGGAAAtgaaaaggataaaaaaaaattacggtTACTAaaccataatatttttatatggaaAGTCACTAAATAAATTTAGAGAAAAAGTTACCTACTTGGctgactaatttttttttttaaattttggtataattttaagAGTTGAGttcttttttaaaacaaaatagatagtttgataattttagAGTAACTAAAGTATAAGTAATATTCTATTTGTATTGTACAAGCTAGAAATTATTTAATGATCTATCGttattagataaaattaaaatttaaaaatatacattaatatattctataaaattattaaagtttGATAACCGCAAACAAGTTAATACAGGAAAAGcagaaataaaataacaataaaataacatttttataaaaataggcgAAAGTGGAAACTTTTAATTAGAGCTAACTCAGTCTTGGAAACAGTcttaaaaaatatcaacatgTAAAACTCTATAATTTTCTGTATATTATAcatcaataataaaattacGAGATtacaaaatgataattttaCCTAGTGAGGAATTCTGAAACGGGGTGAGAGGACAAGATAGGAGAGCGATCACCATTAGCAATACGTTGAATTTCCGGCTGAAGATCTTCGTAAGTAACAATCGGAATTTTCGACTTAAACGTTTTACGATCAATAGCACCATCAAGATTAAATCTTTTTAAATACTCAACATCTTTATTTCTGCTCAAGATTTCCTCCAACACCTTTTCTTGAACAAAGTCAGCATTTCTAGTCATTTCTTCAATGAACTGAAGAGCTTTAGCATCTTTTTCGCATACCGGAGGACCCAACGGCGATGAAAGAGCGTTATCGACGGCCAtcgaaaagtttttttttttaatattaacaaaaatgaaaatgcAATTTATAAGGTTTGTAGTGAAGATGAGAGAGGAGTAGTGTTCTGTGGTGTGAGAAAATAAGGGTGGGCTTGTTAGGGTTTATATAGTGCAAGAAGTTGAGTAGCTTAGGTAAGTTGCCACATCATATGACATGTCAGCAAGAAGTTGACGGACGTGTATTGGGTTTGACGGATTTTATGCGAAACaaagacaaaaacaaaaacgaCTAACTCATTACATTATGTCTCAATAAATGCAGGGGAAATAGGAGACAAAGGGTGGCCCATTACACGTAGACATTGCAAGAAAAAAGGGTGGCATGTAGGGTTTGCTGACTGCCATGTCATCATCTCAAACTGAGTAAATCAATAGTATACTTTAATCAACTAATCTAAATACCAACAAATATGGGTGAGGGGGTTAAATTCGGTGAATGTTTtagttaattcaatttttttgatgaatagttaattcaattaatctCGATATATTTAgtttgattaataaaaaaataattatgtaacatttaagaattttaatgatttaattattaaattaagcaAATTTCATATTTCATACTGTTACTCTTTATTGGTTGGATTCAATTGAATTGATTTCcggcaaaattaaaaatataacttgATTAATTtgcttattttaaattaatcggTTTTTAATCGAATAGAAGTTTGACTGTAAGAGACAGGgatattttttagtttagtaATTCCTGCTAAATAACAAtacgaaaataaaatattgatgatgtgaaagatataattaattagtaatagAATGGATTTAAAATACTTACTTTACTCATAATTGAAATGTGATAATGTAAACCTGTCAACCAACCAGGCAGCTGCTTTTAGGGTTCAAGTGTCGGTCATCGATAGTGATAGGTTGCCGGCGAGGGTGGCAGTTTTCACTATTACAACCGTGCACGTGAGatttatatatagatattaGATACCTAAACTTATGGAGTAATatctatacatatatatacacatgtaaatttcaatttttatttgcatattattcctaactaatttaaattgaattctAATATCAAAATATGCTTACTCGTGTGTTTGCaagtttaattaatatttagttaatttttaacttaatttatctttatatcatatataaatttataccaatattttttctatgaaaagttaattttcaatatttttatatcaatatcAAGTTGAGTAGAATTTGATTTCTAATTACTTTACtgaatataattttcatttttaaaataaatttcgaCCGAAttcaaatcatatttaaaattttaaagtcaaattgagataaatttgatatatttctaGCTAGCTGATCTTACAATTATATTTCTTGAATGTGATATTTCATCTTGTTCTACTAAAACAAAACTATTACGTATTCATGTTTcgtataaatttcaaaattattttattgtttttattcagAATGAGGTATTGATCAAGATAAGGTTGATTCTTCACCTTACATTATATAGTTTAATGGAATTTGTTGCATTCTGCATATTTTCTGCAAAGAAACAAAACCCTTAAAATTGCATCCTAATCCTATCCTATCCTCATATTTATTGATATaagatcaaaattataaattattggtgtttgaatatttattatatttattatttcagtattaattttcttatatttaaaataaatatcaaataaacgcatttaatatttttttatcgcTTGGTGTGCTACAAAAGATAAACCAacgagctataactcaaatgatataagcactagcagcaaactgctaggtcgtgggttcgattcctcccacaagcgctccccctccccaattatcaaaaaaaaaaagataaaaataatgaccatttttatttaaattttcttgtcatgtataaatgataaatttgtCTATTTGAGTCAAAATAGCAAATAATATCagtaaattgaaaaataactaAAAGTATCCACttgaaactttttttaaacaaactaaaaaataattcaaaagattaaaaataatgaGAGAACTCGTTTGATTCATTCTCAAAagctaaaaattaatttaaactaaaaaactCAAAACACTAATTTTTTTAGCCGTTCTCGTGGTTCTTAATATACGACATattcatcaaaagaaaaaactcttttaatacattttatatttataaatatgcaAATAAATATTTGTGTACTTTCAGAACTTATAAGCTTTTTACCaacgagctatagctcaaatggtataagcgctggcggcaaactgttaggtcgtgggttcgattcctcccacaaacgctcccccttccccaattataaaaaaaaaatatttattttagcttttgttacaaaaaaaaacttataagctttttttcaatttcaaattaatCAATACAGAAAGATCAAAActtttttggttttgattgtATATAAAATCAGAATTAGTTTTCCTGATTAGACTTATACCTTCTTTAATA includes:
- the LOC126660163 gene encoding probable indole-3-acetic acid-amido synthetase GH3.1, with the protein product MAVDNALSSPLGPPVCEKDAKALQFIEEMTRNADFVQEKVLEEILSRNKDVEYLKRFNLDGAIDRKTFKSKIPIVTYEDLQPEIQRIANGDRSPILSSHPVSEFLTSSGTSAGERKLMPTIKEELDRRQLLYSLLMPVMNLYVPDLDKGKGLYFLFVKSETKTPSGLVARPVLTSYYKSDHFRTRPYDPYNVYTSPTESILCPDSFQSMYSQMLCGLLERHQVLRLGAVFASGLLRAISFLQLNWQDLAQDIMSGTLNKRVFDPSIRKCITEMLKPNPELAEFIRVECSKENWEGIITRIWPNTKYLDVIVTGAMAQYIPTLDYYSGGLPLACTMYASSECYFGLNLNPMCKPSEVSYTIMPNMAYFEFLPHQPNSSGLTRGSPPKLVDLADVEVGKEYELVITTYAGLCRYRVGDILLVTGFHNSAPQFHFVRRKNVLLSIDSDKTDEAELQKAMENATQLLQEFNTSVVEYTSYADTKTIPGHYVIYWELMIKDSSNSPSEKILSQCCLAMEETFNSVYRQGRVECNSIGPLEIRVVKNGTFEELMDYAISRGASINQYKVPRCVNFTPIVELLDSRVISSHFSPDLPHWTPERRR